DNA from Lentibacillus amyloliquefaciens:
ATATTTTTATTTGGAATCACTGCGTTGACAGGATATGTTACACCATATTATACATCAGTCGGTATGCTTTTACTGTTTGGATTGAGTATTTCCACAATAGGGATTATTGCTACCTTGAGCTGGATATTTTTTGGTGGGTTATTTAAAAAGGCTTATCGTAAATACTTTCGAGTAGTTAATGTTATATTGGCACTATTACTTGTAGAGTGTGCAGTTGCACTGTTTTTACAATGAACAACAAAATATTATATAATATGCTTAATTAACGCACACTACTTATCCTGAAGGGGGACTCTTTTTTGGTTAGACTTATAGTATTTAAATAATATTTTCCAGGACATCTTAGAGCCAAAAAAAGACTGCCTCTATTCAGGGACAGTCATTCTTGTTCTTCCTCTTCTACACGATTTCTAGCTGTTGGCTCTGCTTCAAGTCGTTCTTCCGGTATCGGTTTTCCGGATTTTTCACTTATGCCATATGTTCCATTTTCGACACGTTCCAGAGCCGCTTCGATTTCATCAAGCCGTTCTTTTCTTACCATGTCAAGGCCCGCGTCTCTTTCTTGCTCGAATTGTTCGGTACCCAAATCTCCCGGATGATTATCATAATCCGCTAAGTCGCCGGTTGCTTCATTAGGACTCGTTTCGTCTTCAGATTCCAAATCGGATTCAATTGATTTCTTCATCTCCATCAGCCGTTTTTTGAAATCGTTTAGTTTTTCGTTACTCAGCAATGAGATTACTCCTTTCTGTTTTTAGGGACAACGCCAATTGTACAGCGGGATATACATATCAAGTTACCTGGTTCATCCGTGATGTTGATTTCCCACACCATGGTTGTTTTGCCCCTGTGGAGTGGTGTTGCTGTTGCAGTGACAATACCTTCGCGTTTGCTTTTAATATGGTTGGCATTAATCTCGAGTCCAAATATATTAAACTGTTCAGGCTCAACGTTCATAAGTGCCCCCATGCTTGCAGCCGTCTCGGCCAATGCAACATTCGCTCCGCCGTGCAAGAACCCTGCCGGCTGATGTGTTCTTTTATCGACAGGCATCGTCATAACGACCTTATCTTTTTCTAGTGAGACCGTTTCAATCCCCAGTGCTTCGATGAGTGTATCGTTGTATTCCAATTAAGAGCAGCTCCTTTAACTGAAATCGGCAGAACGGCCGGTTCGTGTGTTTTTGTATCAGAAAAAATTACTGACTAAAAGCGAAATGCCAAGCAGCAATCCGTATAGTGTGTTGGTTTTTCCAGTTGCAGCCATTGCCGGCATCATTTCCAGTGGTTTGGTTTTGCCGCGGAATTTACGAATGACATCACTTGCTTTTATGACACTGAGAAACGCTATAACCGACCATACCGGAAGCACGTCTGAAAGAATGTATAGCCCCGTTAAGAAATAGGCAGCGATAAACATGATACCCAGAAATCGAACGGCATTTTTCCGTCCCAGGAGAATGGCAACTGTTTTTCTCCCGTTTTCCTTATCACCGTCCAAATCACGGATGTTATTAGACATCATGATACCGCCGATAAAAATGGCAATCGGAATTGAAAGCCAAATGACTGAGCTTGTTATGACGGATGTTTGGATATAATAACTGATGCCGATGATGACTGTTCCCATGAAAAATCCGGAAAACAGTTCCCCGAATGGTGTATATGCAATTGGTAAAGGGCCGCCAGTATACAAGTAACCAAAAAGCATACAGATTAAACCGATAAGGGCAATCCACCAGCTGGATTCAATGCAGATATAGACACCAAGCAATATGGCAATCGCGAAAAATGTGAACGCCATTCTTTTGACGGTTGTTGGTGAAATGCCATCTCTCACAATTGTACCACCGATGCCAACTGATTTTTCGTTATCCAATCCCCTTGCAAAATCGTAATATTCATTGAACATATTTGTAGCGGACTGGATCAGTATGGAAGCCAGAAGCATTGCCAAAAATAACCACACGTTAATTTGGTGGGTGGTCAGTGCAAACATGGTTCCGACAAATACCGGCACAACAGAGGCGGTCAGTGTATGCGGGCGCAGCAGCCGCCACCATATATGGAAACCGCTCTTTTCATTAAGTTCTTCTTTTATTGAGGTTATGGGTTCCACGAATCCTCTCTCCTTTTATGATATCACTATAAGTTTAGGCAATTCGTCTTGAGGTGTCAATCTGGAAAAGTCAGGGTATTGTCACTTTCAGATAGATTTTCTTGAGGAACTTATCAAAAAAGAATAAAATAGATGTGGTACTTTGTAATGGTAGATAATTACGGAGGTTAATATAGATGCTAGAAGTAAAAGAGACAGGCCTTCAGTCGATGCTTGAAAAAGCAATCAGTGAAGCAAAAGAGAATCACACAGCACGAATGATAAGCATGACAAAAAAAGTCAATAAAACCAATCCGCTTTTGTTTATTGAAGCTGGAAAGAAGTTGTCTGTGGATCGGACATTCTGGTCGAGCACCTCTGAAAATTTTTCCATCGCAGGCATTGGCTGTGCCCATGAAATAAATGCCAAATCAAACCGAATGGAAGAGGCAGAAGAAGCCTGGCAAAAGTTGCGCGATGAAGCGATTATCCATAACCCTTATAAAACGTCGGGGACTGGATTAGTGACAATGGGCGGAATGTCATTTGATCCATTGATGCAAAAGACATCTTTATGGAAAAACTTTTCTCATCTTTCATTGACCATACCCGAAATGTTGCTGACCCAATCGGATGATAATTGCTATTTAACCACTAACGTCAAAGTAAACGCAGACGACCAGGCAGCAGAACTCGCGCAGAGGCTGAACAAGATGGAACGTATGTTGTTAAATCCTTCCATCAACCTTCCTGGAGAAGTGGGTATTGAAATGAAGCAGGAGATCGATCCTGAGACTTGGAAACAAACAGTAACGTATGCAACCGACTATATCAAGCAAAATTATGCCAAAAAAATAGTTCTTGCCCGCAAACTTTTTGTCAAACTGTCTGACGAAGCAGCCGTATCAAGTGTTTTAAAAAAGCTGATTGAACAGCAGCCGAACAGTTATGTGTTTGCTTTTGAACGTAATGGGGACTGCTTTCTCGGGGCTTCGCCGGAACGTCTGGTCAAACAAGAAAACGATGAAGTGTTGTCCACTTGCCTGGCCGGGACGGCACCACGCGGGAAAACAAAAGAAGAGGATGACCGGATTGCTCATTCATTACTCTATGACGAAAAGAATCGCAGTGAACACGATTTTGTTGTGAAAATGATCAGGCAGTCGATGGAACATTATTGCCGGGCTGTCAACGTTCCGGATAAACCTGTTATCTATCCGCTTAAAAATTTACAGCATTTGTATACACCGGTAACGGCGGTTTTAAACGAGAGATACAGTATTTTCGATATCATTGAAAGACTGCATCCAACACCCGCACTTGGCGGTGTTCCACGGGACGAGTCACTCGCATTCATCCGTGAACACGAACAGCTGGACAGGGGCTGGTACGGTGCTCCTGTTGGCTGGATGGACAGTAATCGTAACGGTGAATTTGCGGTAGCCATCCGTTCAGGTTTAATCCAGGGTGATAAAGCATCGTTGTTCGCCGGGTGCGGTATTGTCCAGGATTCCAATCCGGATGAGGAGTATAAAGAAACTGGAATAAAATTCTTGCCGATGTTGTCTGTACTGGGAGGCGGAAATCATGAATCACACTGAAAATCTAACACGGTATACAGCCAATTTTGTTGATGAGCTTGCAGCGAGCGACCTGACAGATGTCGTCATTTCGCCTGGTTCGCGTTCGACACCACTGGCTCTGACAATCGCTGAGCATTCTGATTTATACGAACGTATTGTAATCGATGAGCGCTCAGCAGCTTTTTTCGCTTTAGGAATGGCAAAAAAGCAAAAGAAAGCTGTTGCACTCGTTTGTTCTTCAGGGACAGCTGCAGCGAATTACTTTCCGGCAGTTATTGAAGCCTATTACAGCCGCACTCCTTTAATTGTTCTGACGGCGGACCGGCCGCCTGAACTGCGTGACATAGGTGCCCCGCAGGCAATTGATCAAATTAAGCTATACGGCGATTATCCTAAATGGTTTCATGAAATGGCATTGCCTGAAGCGGGCGATGACATGCTTCTTTATGCACGCGCAAAAGCATCACAGGCGGTCAATACAGCAAATGAAGGCAATTCAGGCGCGGTCCATTTGAATTTTCCTTTTCGTGAACCGCTCATACCTGATTTTTCGTTGGAAAACTTGTGGGGAAAGCGAAGCAACAAGCCATTTTATGCGAAGACTGAAGGCAAGCGGCGTTTGGATGAAGATCAGCTTCAACGACTGCACGCTGAATTGATGTCATTCCGGAAAGGGCTGATCGTCTGCGGCCCGCAAACCGATCCTGAATTAGCCGCTGCTGTCACTGAATTAGCCGAGATGTGGCAAACCCCAATTCTTGCGGACCCACTTTCCCAAGTAAGGGCCGGTGAGCACCGTAAAGATTTGGTGATTGAAAGTTATGATGCTATCTTAAGAAGTGAGAACATCAGAGCACAGCTTAAACCAGATTTTATTATTCGGTTCGGTGCGATGCCGGTTTCCAAGCCGTATCTTTTTTATGTGAAGGAGAACAGCGATATTGCGCAGTTTGTCGTGGAAAATATAGCAGGGTACAGAGAGCCCGCCGGCAATGAAACTGAAATGATTTATGCTGACAGTGCCAAGCTGTGCAATGATTTGGCACATTGTGAGGCGCCTGCTGCATTTGACGTGGAGTGGCTTCAAACTTGGCAAAAAATGAACCAGGCAGCTAAAAATCACTTACTGGAATCGGATAGCCAAAATGCTATAACGGAAGGGGAAACGGTCAGGTGTCTGACTGAAGCCGTTCCGGATAAAAGCAGCATTTATGTCGGAAACAGTATGAGTGTTCGAGATTTGGATACATTTTTCATGACAACGCCAAAATCAATTGACGTGCTGTCAAATCGGGGCGCCAATGGCATTGATGGCATGATTTCAAGTGGGCTCGGTGCAGCGGCAACCGGTGAAGCGACCACGCTGCTGCTCGGTGACTTATCATTTTTCCACGATATGAACGGGCTTCTGACAGCGAAACATTACACCTTGAATATTACCATTGTCGTTATAAACAACAATGGCGGGGGTATTTTTTCATTCCTACCGCAAGTGAATCACAAAGCTCATTTTGAGGCATTGTTTGGAACACCGCTGGATATAGACATTGAAGATGCGGTTAAGATGTACGGCGGAACCTATCAGCAGCCCGGAGATGAAACTGAACTAAAGACGGCGCTGAATGAAAGTTATCAATATAAGGGCTTATCAGTTGTAGAGGTGAAAACAGACCGGTCTGAAAACCTTAATTGGCATCATGAAAAATGGAGGCAAATCGAGACCTCATTATTGACGCATCTCAGCTGATGATAGTTCAGGGTGACACGTTACCGAGTGGAGGACTGTAGATATGTATCAGACAATTAATAATACGGCATATTGGTATGAATTGAAGGGTGACGGTGTGCCGGTTGTCTATTTGCACGGATTTACCGGGACAGGCGGCACATGGGATGAGATGACGAGACAGCTACCGGAAAACTTTCTGAGCTTGACGATTGATCTGCCGGGCCATGGCCGGACTGATTCGGGAGCCCCAAAAGACATGGAAGGCTTTAGCCGTGATTTAGCCAGATTGCTTGATTACTATCAATGGCAAAAAGTTCACCTTATCGGTTATTCAATGGGCGGGCGTACGGCACTGTCATTTGCTATTGCTTATCCGGACAGGGTGAAGTCCCTGACGCTGGAAAGTGCATCGCCGGGATTATCTGATGAGAGCGAAAGAGAAGACCGGCGCCGGAAAGATGAACATCTGGCCTCTCGGATTGAAAACGATGGTGTGAAAGCTTTTGTTGATTTTTGGGAAAATATTCCGCTCTTTCAATCACAAAAAAAATTACCGGGAAACGTGCGTGAAAAAATACACACAGAAAGACTTTCACATTCACGAGAAGGGCTCGCACAATCATTGCGGTATATGGGAACAGGTTCCCAGCCTTCCTGGTGGGATGCATTACAATCCTTGGAAGTTCCCGTTTTGCTGCTTGCCGGTGAAAGTGATGAAAAGTTTACAGCGATAAATCAATCAATGAAAAAACTGATTCCAACAGCAGAACTTGCCGTCGTTAAAGATGCGGGTCATGCAATTCATGTGGAACTTCCCGATATTTTTGGTAAAATAGTAAGTGAATTTTTGAAAACTGTCGAACTCAGTACATACCAATGAATTAAAGGAGGAAAATAATGACTGTTCAATGGGAAGAAGCAAAGAAATACGAGGAAATTATTTATGAAAAATATGATGGCATTGCCAAGGTGACAATGAACCGTCCGGAAAAACGGAATGCGTTCACACCGCTCACTGTTAATGAAATGATTGATGCGTTTGCGGATGCACGTGATGATTCATCAATTGGTGTTATTATTTTAGCAGGTGCAGGGACAAGGCATTCTGCTCCGGCGGTGACCAATCTGTACGCGGTCACGGCGGGTATGTTGGTGAGGATCAAGTCCCCCGCTTGAATGTGCTTGATCTGCAGCGGCTTATCCGGACAATTCCAAAGCCGGTTGTAGCAATGGTCTCCGGTTATGCAATCGGCGGCGGTCATGTGTTGCATGTTGTATGTGACCTGACAATTGCAGCGGACAATGCTATCTTTGGCCAGACAGGTCCGAAAGTAGGAAGCTTTGATGCCGGATATGGCGCCGCTTTATTGGCACGGATGGTCGGCCATAAGCGTGCCCGTGAAATCTGGTATCTGTGCCGTCAATACAATGCTGAAGAAGCTTATGATATGGGACTGGTCAACACTGTTGTGCCTCTGGAAAAACTTGAGGAAGAGACAGTGCAATGGTGTGAAGAAATGCTTGAAAAATCACCAACAGCTCTTCGTTTCCTGAAAGCGTCATTCAATGCGGACACTGATGGACTTGCCGGCCTGCAGCAAATGGGCGGCGATGCCACATTGCTTTACTATACAACAGAGGAAGCGAAAGAAGGACGGGATGCGTTTAAAGAAAAAAGAAAACCGGACTTTAAGCAATTCCCGCGTTTTCCTTAAGCTGCCATCATTTCGGGAGGCCTTTGCTGCTTGACGGCAAAGGCTTTTCTTAGTTTCGCTTTTTAGATATATATCATATGTTAATAAGTACTTAAATAAAGCCCGTCTCCCAACGGACTTTAGTGTGACATATAATCCATATAATGCGAGGTAGTGACAGGGTTGAATTCCGCTGCGGACAGTCGCGCACCTTAGGGCAACGCTTCAGCTTCTCGGAAGCAAAGACCACTTCCTGCTCAGAACTCAGCTGCCCGTTTTCCCGCAGGAGTCGACTGCCCTCCGCTCCAATCAATGCCATGTTAGCGCAGGAAATACACTCCAGACTCCTGCGGAAAAGCGAAGACGATGAGACTCCACAGCGAGCGTTCTTTGCGAGCGAGGAGGCTCAGCGCGAGCCCGCGGAAAGCTGGAGTGTACTTCCGGAGCGGTATTATAGCACTCACATATTTTCATAATACGACGCACTTACTATCAAATGCGAAGTTTAGCGAGCAGCAAAGTTTACGAAATGAACCTATTGCTACCCGAGAAAATAGTTCAGTGATTTTTGAAAGAAGGTTAGATTATGGCTGAAATCATTCCCCATTGGTTGACAAAACAAGCTGATCTTGCACCGGGCAAAACAGCGATTGAACTTCCGGACGGAACGACTTATACATTTTTGCAATTGAAAGAAGAAAGCCAGGCATTTGCCCGAAAATTAAAAGGGCTGGGTATACAAACAGATACAAAAGTCGGTATTCTGTCAGCTAATCATGCAGATATGGCAATTGCAATTCATGCGTTAACCTATCTTGGTGCGGTTGCTGTCATGCTGAACACACGGTTGACTGAGAAGGAACTTGGCTATCAGATCAATGATGCAGGCGCAGAAGCTGTATTGGTGCAGAAACGCGACCGGCACCTTGATGCAGCAACACATACCTTTTCTGAAGTCAGGGAGCTGCCGGAGTCTTATGCCGAACTAAAAACAGAAATCGATTTGGATGCAACGTTTACCATTATTTATACATCCGGCACGACCGGATTTCCAAAAGGGTCGTCCATACTTATGGAAACCATTGGTGGAGTGCTGTTGGATCAATGCTGAATCTCGGTTTGAATGAACATGATAAATGGCTTGCCGCTCTGCCGATTTTTCACGTCGGCGGTTTGTCCATTCTGATGCGGAGTGTCATTTATGGCATTCCGGTTTATTTAATGGAAAAATATGATAAACAGCTTTTCCATGATGCCCTGATGACGAAGGGAGTCACTATTGCATCAGTTGTGACGGTTATGGTGAGGGATTTGCTTAGTACACTGGGTGAAAGCCGTTATCCTGATACACTCAGGTGTTTGTTGCTTGGCGGCGGTCCTGCACCGAAATCATTGCTCGAACAGGCAAAAGCACGTCACGTACCTGTTTTTCAATCATATGGAATGACAGAAACATCTTCCCAAATCGTTACTTTGAGTCCGGAAGATGCACTTGAAAAAATTGGCTCATCCGGGAAACCGTTATTTCCGGCTCAATTAAAAATTAATGCCGAAGAAGACGGTGTCGGTGAAATTCTTGTCAAAGGACCAATGGTAACGAAAGGGTACTTTAATAATGACGAAGCGACCGAAAAGTCAATTAAAGATGGCTGGCTGGTCACCGGAGATCTTGGCTATACAGATCAGGATGGTTTTCTGTATGTTGTTGACCGGCGAAATGATTTGATCATCTCCGGGGGCGAAAACATTTACCCGACTGAAATTGAAAGTGTCCTGTCAGGCTTGGATGGCGTCCAGGAAGCTGGTGTTGTTGGTAAGCCTGATGATAAGTGGGGACAGGTCCCTGTCGCTTTTATTGTCACCAATCATACTTCTGTTTCGCCGGATGAGATCCAAAGATTTGCACGTAAGCACTTAGCCGGCTATAAAGTGCCAAAGGAAATCTATTTCACGGAAAATCTGCCGCGTAATGCCTCAAACAAATTGGTCAGGAATAAACTTCTGGAGAGCATTTAAAGTGATAAAAGATATGCTTTAGATAAAATCGTCATTGATAATGATTATCAGAGTCATTGACTTATGGCAAAAAACCAAATAAACTGAAGGTATAATGTTTTTATTTATTATGGCACAACCGTCTACATATGTATGTGCCGTAATCATATAATGCACGACACAGGGAGAGATTCCGATGCAGACGTTATCAACGAAGGACCTGACGCTTGGTTATGGTGATGATATAGTTATTGATGACTTGGATATAACAATACCTAAAGGTGAAATCACAGTATTTATAGGCAGTAATGGCTGCGGGAAATCGACACTGGTTCGTTCATTGGCCCGTTTGTTAAAGCCAAAAGGCGGCGATGTTGTACTGGACGGGGAAGATATTGCCAAAATGGGTACAAAAGAAGTAGCCAAAAAAATGTCCATTTTACCGCAAAGCCCGGCAACACCGGATGGGTTAAATGTAATGGAGCTTGTGAAGCAGGGGAGACATCCTTACCGCGGTTTTCTAAAAACTTGGTCACAAGAAGATGAACAAGCGGTGAACAACGCTCTTGAAGCTACCAATATGCTGGAATTCAAGGATCGTCCGGTTGATTCACTTTCCGGCGGACAGCGGCAGCGTGCCTGGATTGCGATGACGTTGGCACAGGAGACAGATATGATGTTGCTCGATGAACCGACAACATATCTGGATATGTCGCATCAGATAGATGTGCTCGACCTTCTGTTTGAGCTGAATGAAAAAGACGGGCGTACCATTGTCATGGTTTTACATGATTTGAACCTTGCTTGCCGATATGCTCACCATATCGTGGCGCTTAAAGATAAAACGGTATTTGCGCAAGGGAAACCGGAAGAAATCGTCACGTGTAACCTTGTTCATGAAGTATTCCAAATGAAATGTGATGTGACGTTTGATCCGATGTTTGGTACCCCGATGTGTATCCCGCATGGCAGGGGCCGATGTATTCTGGCTGACAAGGCTGCCGAACTGCGACAGTCGGCGGCCAATTGAATAGCTGAATGATGATGCCATCAGTTTTGAATAAGCTGATGGTTTTTTATGGCAATGATAAATTTATTAACTTGCGGTCGACCGCCGTAAGCCTATTCACACGTTTCACTCATAATATTACCTGTTTGCAGCCACATTAATAGCAGGAGGTGTTGACGTGTGAAAAAGAAATATTATGTGAATCCGGGCAGTCTGGAAATTTCACAGATTAAGTATGATAATAATGACGCGTTTATTATTTATGCCTCGGATGATGAAGTCCGTTCGCTGAGGCAGAGCCTTGATGGAATGCATACAGCAGACAATCAGGCATTCTGGCGTGCCCATGTGCCAATCAAACCGTATCATAACGACAAGCCCAATGATGATTACGATGCGGGTATTACTGAAGCCTATCAATTGATTTATGAGTTAGGTGATAATGGTACCAGAGAGCATATCGAGGCTATTGGCATATTAGGGGACAATCAAATGTAAATAAACTGATGAGGAATAAGCGAAACTGCCTTATTCCTTTTTTTAGTTTTTGTTGCGCTTGAATATTCACAGTTGATAAAAAGTGCGAAATAGAGAAAGATTTTGTGCAATGGCCTTGCTCCGGAAATATACTTGGTGCTCGTCGTTTTGCAAAAGAGCCCTGATGAGTTGACGTCGAGATCCTTTCTCGAGGACTTTTCACTGGTTTTCTGATGAGTTTTGGCATCGACCACCTTTCTCGAGGACTTTTCACCGGTTTTCTGATGGTTTTTGGCGTCGAGCCCCTTTCTCGAGGACTTTTCACCGATTTTCTGATGGTTTTTGGCGTCGAGATCCTTTCTCGAGGACTTTTCACCGGTTTTCTGATGAGTTTTGGCATCGAGGTCCTTTCTCAAGGACTTTTCTCACCGCCTTCCTAACATTATTTCTGGCTGATACCGCTCCCCGTCCGCTCCGGGTATAATATGTAGGTTCCTTAATAAAATCAATTTGTTAAAAACAACAATCTTTAGAAAAAATCATTCGGCTAAAATTTTAAGTTTAGAATGGAGAGGATGAAAGGAATATATTACCACAATGAGCTTATATACCAAGTGAGAGGGGAGATATCATGTCAGTTAAGAAAAGCACTAAATATGTAAGCTTGGCTGTGGGGATTGCTTTTGTTATGTCGGTATCTTCTGTCATGTTACATTTAGACTCTGAACACTCCGTATCAGCGAATAAGTCCAGTGAAGATCATCACTTATCACAGACAATTGATTCTAAAGACAGGACGATTGACAACGAGAGATTCACACACGAATTGTCACACGACCAAATTGTTTCATTAACGGATCAATTTATGGAAACACTCGTGCAGGAAACAAATGAAAGGAATCAGGTCATTCATTTTGATACAAAATCAGTCTTGCTGGAAGAATTTAAGAAAATAACGACAAAAGAGGTTGCAGCTGACTATGTGGAGTTTTACTTTACGGAGAAAAATGGTGAATTATATATTAAACCAACCGAGACACCGCCATGGTTTAACGAAAATAGTGACTATGATATGATACACGAAGGCAATCATACTGTAAAAGTTATACAGGAAAATACAACTGATTTGTATGGAACTTACACCATTATGATTGAATTCAAGTGGAAAGATGGTCAGTGGCGTATAACGGGTATCAGTCATCAATAAAGGCCTATCTAAAAAACGCCATTATCCTGCTGAACACATATTAAAAGAACCAGATTGATGAAAGCAGTTGAAATCATGTATAAATTCACAGATTTTTACCGTAATGAAGTTACATTATCATTTGATGATCATCCGTTTTCACGAAGTCCGAAACATGTCTGGGTCATTTGCCGTTATAAAAATAAATGGCTTCTGACCAAACATAAGGAACGCGGCCTGGAATTCCCGGGGGGCAAGGTAGAGGAAAATGAATCAGCAAGAGAAGCCGCTATCAGGGAAGTGAAAGAAGAAACCGGCGGAACGATTGAAACAATTCGCTATCTGGGGCAGTATATTGTGGCCGGAAAAGGCGGGACAATCATTAAAAATGTCTATTTTGCCCGCATAAAAGAACTCATGGATCAAAAAACATACTACGAGACAGATGGCCCCATCGTACTTGCTCATATCCCCGAAACGTGAAACGTAACCGGAAGTACAGTTTTATCATGAAAGATGATGTGCTGACTCACTGTATGGCATTTATTGATAAAACACGGAAGGGGAAAAGAAAATAAGGATCATTTCAAAAGTCTGATAATGTTTTAACAAAAACGGCGCCCGTGAGAAATGGACGCCGCTTTTTATTACCATCAATTAAAATTCTCTATTCCGGCCTAACATTATGTCTTCTGGTCATACTGATTGACATCAAACAAATCAATCAATTCTATATCCGGATGGTTGTCTTTGAACCAATTCAGTGAAAATTCATTTTTGAATAGCACGACGTAATTGTCGGACCGGTCCCGGACAAGCATATTTCGTTCATCATACATCGATGGGTCAACCTGATCAGACTTCAGCCACCTTGGCACGCGCTCGCCTATTGGCTCAAGCATGACTTCCACATTGTACTCATTACGCATGCGGTATTGGAAGACTTCGTATTGCAGTTCGCCGACCGCTCCAAGAATGTATGATTCGGAACGATAATGCTTATACAATTGAATCGCACCTTCCTGGACGAGTTGCTCAATTCCTTTTTTAAATTGCTTGGCTTTCATGACGTTTTTGGCCGTGACACGCTGGAACTGCTCCGGCGGGAACTGCGGGAGCTCCTGATATTCGAACAAGCTTTTCCCCTCCACGAGCGTATCGCCGATTTGATAAGCGTTCGGGTCATAAACACCGATGATATCTCCGGCATAAGCTTCTTCCACTGTATCACGGTCTGAAGCAACAAACTGCTGTGATTGCGCCAATTTGATTGGTTTGCCGGTCCGTGCCAGTTTCACACTCATCCCGCGTTCAAATTTGCCGGAACAAACTCTTAAAAAAGCGACTCTGTCACGATGCGCCGGGTTCATGTTGGCCTGGATTTTAAAGATAAACCCTGAAAAATTCGGGTTATCCGGCGAAATAACACCTTCCGTTGCTTTGCGTGGTGCAGGTTCCGGTGCCATTGAAATAAATGTATCGAAAAAATTCTGCACACCGAATGGAGCGAGCGCACTTCCGAAAAAGACCGGTGTCTGCTCGCCGGATAAAACCGCATCGAGGGAAAATTCATCGCCTGCTTCTTCAACGAGTGCAAATTCATCATTAGCTGCTTCATAGATAGGGTTGGAAACCAGTTCGTTATATTCCGGGTCATCCAGTTCGTCGTAAGGAATATATGTCTCGTCTTCATTCCCGTTATATTGAATAAATTGCTTCCCGTGCCGGTCAAATGTGCCGAGGAATCGTTTGCCCATGCCGGCGGGCCAGCTCATCGGATACGTTTCAATATCGAGCACTTCCTCAATCTCTTCCAGCAATTCGAGCGGTTCACGACCTTCACGATCCAGTTTATTGATAAAGGTAAAAATAGGGATGCCGCGCATTTTACATACTTTGAACAACTTGATGGTTTGTGCTTCGATCCCTTTTGTTGCATCAATAATCATGACAACACTGTCCACCGCTGTCAGTGTTCTGTACGTATCCTCACTGAAATCCTCGTGGCCGGGCGTATCCAAAATATTGACCTGATACCCTTGATACGGGAAATTCATCACACTGGAGGTCACCGAAATGCCGCGCTGCTTTTCAATTTCCATCCAGTCCGATGTCGCGAATTTCCCTGATTTTTTTCCTTTAACAGTACCGGCTGAGCGGATCAAATTGCCGAACAAGAGGA
Protein-coding regions in this window:
- a CDS encoding peptide chain release factor 3, which codes for MNMHEEVQKRRTFAIISHPDAGKTTMTEKLLLFGNLIRSAGTVKGKKSGKFATSDWMEIEKQRGISVTSSVMNFPYQGYQVNILDTPGHEDFSEDTYRTLTAVDSVVMIIDATKGIEAQTIKLFKVCKMRGIPIFTFINKLDREGREPLELLEEIEEVLDIETYPMSWPAGMGKRFLGTFDRHGKQFIQYNGNEDETYIPYDELDDPEYNELVSNPIYEAANDEFALVEEAGDEFSLDAVLSGEQTPVFFGSALAPFGVQNFFDTFISMAPEPAPRKATEGVISPDNPNFSGFIFKIQANMNPAHRDRVAFLRVCSGKFERGMSVKLARTGKPIKLAQSQQFVASDRDTVEEAYAGDIIGVYDPNAYQIGDTLVEGKSLFEYQELPQFPPEQFQRVTAKNVMKAKQFKKGIEQLVQEGAIQLYKHYRSESYILGAVGELQYEVFQYRMRNEYNVEVMLEPIGERVPRWLKSDQVDPSMYDERNMLVRDRSDNYVVLFKNEFSLNWFKDNHPDIELIDLFDVNQYDQKT
- a CDS encoding hydrolase, whose product is MKKKYYVNPGSLEISQIKYDNNDAFIIYASDDEVRSLRQSLDGMHTADNQAFWRAHVPIKPYHNDKPNDDYDAGITEAYQLIYELGDNGTREHIEAIGILGDNQM
- a CDS encoding ABC transporter ATP-binding protein, with the protein product MQTLSTKDLTLGYGDDIVIDDLDITIPKGEITVFIGSNGCGKSTLVRSLARLLKPKGGDVVLDGEDIAKMGTKEVAKKMSILPQSPATPDGLNVMELVKQGRHPYRGFLKTWSQEDEQAVNNALEATNMLEFKDRPVDSLSGGQRQRAWIAMTLAQETDMMLLDEPTTYLDMSHQIDVLDLLFELNEKDGRTIVMVLHDLNLACRYAHHIVALKDKTVFAQGKPEEIVTCNLVHEVFQMKCDVTFDPMFGTPMCIPHGRGRCILADKAAELRQSAAN